A stretch of the Nothobranchius furzeri strain GRZ-AD chromosome 5, NfurGRZ-RIMD1, whole genome shotgun sequence genome encodes the following:
- the LOC107393615 gene encoding medium-chain acyl-CoA ligase ACSF2, mitochondrial produces the protein MSAMIFSSLFRFCTHRFSCLEGLKHHRTWKQCSTILFQWHRSLHVDSVPHKPSLTTSYVHGTSSASLLALTVGQSLDTTVQRCPDREAVVFLQDGIRKTFAQFQQDVDKVAAGLHALGLKQGDRLGIWGPNVYEWILFQFASAKAGIIMVSLNPAYELEEVEFTLRKVQCKAVLCPTRFKTQNYCEMLREICPGTDSMPVSMTRSSRVPDLRMIIVTDSRQPGMLHVEDVMQAGESRHYKELMGIQNKLSFDDPINIQFTSGTTGKPKGATLSHHNIVNNAYFLGLRVGYDWRPQVRVCVPVPMYHCFGSVIAAMSMAVHGITLVFPSSSYNSRANLEAIQNERCNFVYGTPTMYTDLLNQDLHQYNLSSVEAGLMGGSPCPPEVLRKLKTEMNMREITILYGTTENSPVTFLGFPEDNEEMKINTVGCIMPHTEAKVVDPVTGDIVTVGASGELMIRGTCVMSGYWDDPGKTKEVISRDRWYRTGDTASLNSLGYCRIEGRIKDMIIRGGENIYPAEIEQFLYRHPKVMEVQVVGVKDERLGEQVCACIRLRQGQTSTAQEIRSFCKGKISHFKIPHYVIFVHNYPLTVSGKIKKNQLKEEMEKKLGL, from the exons ATGTCCGCAATGATTTTCTCCTCTCTGTTCAGATTCTGCACTCACAGATTCAGCTGTCTGGAAGGACTCAAACACCATCGAACATGGAAACAATGCAGTACAATTTTATTTCAGTGGCATCG GTCTCTTCATGTGGACAGTGTCCCTCACAAGCCCTCACTCACCACCAGCTATGTCCATGGCACCTCCTCTGCCTCTCTGCTTGCCCTGACTGTTGGACAGAGCTTGGACACCACGGTCCAACGCTGTCCTGACAGAGAagctgtggtttttctgcaggatGGCATACGGAAAACCTTTGCACAATTTCAGCAAGAT GTTGACAAGGTGGCTGCAGGTCTGCATGCTCTTGGTTTGAAGCAAGGTGATCGACTAGGAATCTGGGGACCAAACGTGTATGAATGGATCCTTTTCCAGTTTGCATCAGCCAAGGCTGGAATCATAATG GTGTCTCTAAACCCAGCATATGAGCTGGAAGAAGTAGAATTTACTTTGCGAAAG GTCCAGTGTAAAGCAGTTTTGTGTCCCACCCGCTTTAAAACTCAGAACTATTGTGAGATGCTGAGGGAGATCTGTCCAGGAACCGACTCGATGCCGGTCAGCATGACCAGAAGTTCCAG GGTGCCGGACTTGCGGATGATAATTGTGACTGACAGCAGACAGCCAGGGATGCTCCATGTGGAAGATGTGATGCAGGCTGGGGAAAGTAGACACTATAAGGAGCTGATGGGCATACAGAACAAGCTTTCATTTGATGATCCCATCAACATTCAGTTCACATCA GGAACCACTGGGAAGCCAAAGGGAGCCACTCTTTCCCACCACAACATTGTCAACAACGCTTATTTCCTGGGTCTGCGTGTAGGTTATGATTGGAGA CCTCAGGTACGAGTGTGTGTTCCCGTGCCGATGTACCACTGTTTTGGCTCCGTAATCGCAGCGATGAGTATGGCAGTTCACGGAATCACGCTGGTCTTCCCTTCCTCCAGCTACAACAGCCGTGCCAATCTAGAGGCCATCCAGAATGAAAG GTGCAATTTTGTCTACGGGACTCCCACCATGTATACGGACTTGCTCAACCAAGATTTGCACCAGTATAATTTGTCATCAGTTGAAGCTG GACTAATGGGAGGTTCTCCGTGCCCGCCTGAGGTTCTCAGGAAGCTCAAAACAGAAATGAACATGAGAGAGATAACA ATTCTTTATGGAACCACTGAAAATAGTCCCGTTACGTTCCTGGGATTTCCTGAAGACAACGAGGAGATGAAGATAAACACAGTTGGGTGTATCATGCCTCACACCGAG GCCAAGGTGGTGGATCCTGTCACAGGGGACATTGTGACTGTGGGAGCATCAGGAGAGCTCATGATCAGAGGCACCTGTGTGATGTCTGGGTACTGGGATGATCCTGGGAAGACTAAAGAGGTGATCTCCAGGGATCGCTGGTACAGAACTGG TGACACAGCGAGCCTGAACAGTCTGGGATACTGCCGCATCGAGGGACGCATAAAGGACATGATCATCCGTGGAGGGGAAAATATTTACCCTGCTGAGATAGAACAATTTCTCTACAGGCACCCAAAGGTCATGGAGGTGCAG GTGGTTGGCGTAAAAGACGAGAGGCTTGGTGAGCAGGTGTGTGCCTGCATCAGGCTCAGGCAGGGACAAACCTCCACAGCACAGGAGATAAGAAGCTTCTGCAAAGGCAAA ATTTCCCACTTTAAGATCCCTCACTATGTGATTTTTGTGCACAACTACCCGCTCACTGTCTCGGGAAAG ATCAAGAAGAACCAATTAAAGGAGGAAATGGAGAAAAAACTCGGTCTTTAA
- the ndel1b gene encoding nuclear distribution protein nudE-like 1-B, protein MDTEMIPKFSSKDEEVEYWKSQALKHKKSWQDAQEELLEFQEGSRELEAELEAQLSQAERRLRDLQNENEKLKNEVSNFKEKLEHQYAQSYKQISVLEDDLGQTRSIKEQLHKYVRELEQANDDLERAKRATIVSLEDFESRLNQAIERNAFLESELDEKESLLVSVQRLKDEARDLRQELAVRERTSDRMSAPSSPTLDIDKMDFAVQASLSLPATPVGKSMEHSFISPKVLTNGCGGSALTHSARISALNIVGDLLRKVGALESKLAACRNLAKDQSSRKHFSTDKGTLINSNTTKFSHSLHNTYLDKTTINGLDPSSLTSMSSSRALAHPGMLPLSV, encoded by the exons ATGGACACAGAGATGATTCCTAAATTTTCATCAAAGGACGAGGAGGTGGAATACTGGAAGTCTCAAGCTCTTAAACACAAGAAGAG TTGGCAAGATGCTCAAGAGGAACTCCTGGAGTTCCAAGAGGGGAGCCGGGAGCTGGAGGCTGAATTAGAGGCACAGCTTAGCCAGGCTGAACGTCGACTTCGAGATTTACAAAATGAAAACGAGAAACTGAAGAACGAGGTGTCCAACTTCAAG GAGAAGCTGGAGCATCAATATGCTCAGAGTTACAAACAGATTTCTGTGTTGGAGGACGACTTGGGTCAGACACGCAGCATCAAGGAGCAGCTACACAAATATGTTCGAGAACTCGAACAAGCCAACGATGACTTGGAAAGAGCCAAGAG GGCGACAATAGTGTCTCTTGAAGACTTTGAGAGTCGTTTAAACCAGGCCATTGAAAGAAATGCCTTCCTTGAGAGTGAACTGGATGAGAAAGAGTCTCTCCTGGTGTCTGTGCAGCGGCTGAAGGATGAAGCACGAG ACCTGAGACAGGAGCTGGCAGTGCGGGAGCGGACCAGTGACAGGATGTCGGCTCCCAGCTCACCCACTTTAGACATCGACAAAATGGATTTTGCTGTCCAGGCCTCCTTGTCCCTCCCTGCAACACCTGTAGGAAAGAGCATGGAGCACTCGTTCATCAGCCCCAAAG TATTGACCAATGGCTGTGGTGGATCTGCCCTCACTCACTCTGCAAGAATCTCTGCTCTGAATATAGTTGGAGACCTTCTGAGGAAAGTTGGG GCTTTGGAGTCCAAACTGGCTGCTTGTAGGAATTTGGCCAAAGACCAGTCGTCAAGGAAACATTTCTCCACAGACAAGGGCACACTCATCAACAGCAACACCACCAAGTTCTCGCACTCTCTACACAACACTTACTTGGACAAAAC CACCATTAATGGACTTGACCCCAGCTCCCTGACCTCCATGTCCTCATCCAGAGCCCTGGCTCATCCAGGCATGCTGCCTTTAAGTGTGTGA